A window of Diospyros lotus cultivar Yz01 chromosome 14, ASM1463336v1, whole genome shotgun sequence contains these coding sequences:
- the LOC127789699 gene encoding vegetative cell wall protein gp1-like, giving the protein MESPLLTLFFVVLGVFLGFLAPLVMSQANVYPGDRSQQPSSPTQHPPPPPPPTLSSPPPPAPPIPSPPSPPPRSPHPSSPPPRSPHPSSPPPRSPHPSPPPPRLPHPSPLPPRSPTPRSSSPRPPRWPGRPPPLAARSPHPSNFTRRHGKASPPPKQKLNLGKKIGLAFAGIELILQVGVVAFLVMKRRQLLKNDDGY; this is encoded by the coding sequence ATGGAGTCGCCGTTGTTGACATTGTTCTTCGTTGTCCTTGGGGTTTTCTTGGGCTTTTTGGCTCCGTTGGTGATGTCACAGGCAAATGTTTATCCTGGAGATCGATCTCAACAACCATCATCACCTACTCAGCACcccccgccgccgccgcctccgaCACTTTCGTCACCTCCTCCACCGGCGCCACCAATTCCGTCCCCACCTTCCCCGCCGCCGCGATCGCCTCATCCTTCTTCCCCGCCGCCGCGATCGCCTCATCCTTCTTCCCCGCCGCCGCGATCGCCTCATCCTTCTCCCCCGCCGCCGCGATTGCCTCATCCTTCTCCCCTGCCGCCCCGATCGCCAACGCCTCGTTCATCCTCTCCCCGTCCCCCGCGATGGCCCGGGAGGCCCCCTCCTTTGGCAGCGAGATCGCCGCATCCGTCAAACTTCACAAGACGCCACGGGAAAGCCAGCCCACCGCCTAAGCAGAAGCTcaatttggggaaaaaaatcGGGTTGGCGTTTGCGGGGATTGAGCTGATCTTGCAAGTTGGCGTAGTAGCATTCTTGGTAATGAAGAGGCGGCAACTGTTGAAGAACGATGACGGATATTAG